The genomic DNA CTGACCTTCGTTGCCCTGCCGGTGCTGGCGTTGGCGGCGGCTCAACTCTCGCCCCCTGCCCTGCAACCAGCACCGCTGTGCCGCGTCGAAGCGGCAGCCGTTCCCGATGACACCCCCGGCCTGTACACCGTGACAGTCCAGACCACCACTACCCTCACCGGCCAGCCCTGCCCGCCTGACGGCTACGCCCTGATCCGCCTGGAAAGCGGGCGACAGTACCCACTCTCCGCAGTCGTGCCTGGTGTGCCGTTCGTCCGCAGCGGCATTCCCTGGTACTGGCGCGTGATGTGGAGGGCGGCCAGCGGCAAAGTCTACCGGGTGCTGATTCGTGGCATGGTTTCACCCTTTCTGCTCGACGGAGGCCCATGAGGAGACGACATGGAACAACAGCACAGCATCTTCCAGGGCCTCGATCTCTCCGTCATCCTCTATGCCGCCGGGATGGCGGCCCTGATCAGCGTGCTGACCACCTGGCGTTCGCGCAACGCCCAGCGAGCGCGGGGCCTGCCGCTGAGTCCGTGGCTGACGGTCATTCCGGACATGCTGATCGGTACCATCACGGGGGTGATCTTCGCGCTGGTCGGCCCGGTGCTGTACAAGCCGCTGCATTCGCTGGCGGGCATCACGACGCTGGCGGGTGCGGGCGGCGTGCTGGGACCGAAGATCTGGGACCTGATCAGCGCCCGAGGACTGGATCTCGGGCTGACGTGGCTGGCATCGGCGGTGGCCGGACCCCTCGCAGCGCTGGCGACCCGTGCCGCCGCAAAGGATGGTGACCCGAATGGAACAAAGCCGACTCCACCCCCGCCCGCACCGCCCACACCTCCAGGAGACCCACATGGGCCGTGAGCGCGTGAGCCGGTTCGTCCGCACCCACACGCCCTTTCAGCCGCCGAAATTCACCGTCTGGCACGGTCTGGGCCTACTCCTCCTCATCGGTATCTTTGTGTTCACTCAGCACGCACCGGGCGTGATGGCCGACCTGAGCGGCGTCATCATCGGCAATCCGGCCACCAGTTGGCAACTGGCGATCTACGTCCGCATCACGATCATCGTGCTGGCTCTCTACGCCTTGTTCGGGGTGCGCGGCCTGCACTGGCTGATGAACATCGCGCTGCCCTGCGCCGTCGTCGGTTTTGAACTGCGGCTCGGCGAGAACCGCATTACCCACGATCCGCTGACGCTGGGCTTCGGTCTGGTGCAGCTGTTCTGCTTCCTGGTGGTGGTCCGCTTGATCACCCGCCAGCCAGATCCACCCAAGGAGCACGCATGAAACTCACTTCCCTTCTGATCGCCCAGCTCGCGTACCCTGGCATGCCTACCGTGCTGGTGGACACCTGGGCCACCAAACTCGGCGCGGTCTGCGAGGATGCCGACATTAATACACCGCAGCGCCTCAGCCACTTCCTTGCCCAGGTCACCCATGAGTCGGGCGGCTTTAAATACATGGTCGAGATCTGGGGACCGACGCCTGCTCAGGTACGGTACGAAGGCCGCCTGGACCTAGGGAACACAGAGCTGGGCGACGGCTTCCGGTACCGGGGGCGCGGGCCGATGATGCTCACTGGACGAGGCAACTTTCGCATCGTCGGGCAGCGGATCGGGTACCCGCTGGAACAGCAGCCCGAGCTCGCCTCACAGATCGGCGTGGGCAGCCTGGTGGCCTGCGACTACTGGAATGCGAAGCGGCTGAACGCTCTTGCGGATCTGGGTGGGCTGACGATGGTCCCGGCCATCACGCGCATCGTCAACGGCGGCCTGAACAATCTCGATGACCGTCAGCGCCGGTACCGACTGGCCGCCAAGGCGCTGGGGTTGGCATGAAGCTCTACGGGTTCTATGGCGTGTCGTGGGGCTTTCCCGGCACGCCTGCCCAGCAGATCGCACGGCAACGGCTCGATCTGACCGCAGCGGCAGACGCGGGGTGTTCGCTGGCCCATCTGTCGCATCTGGGCAACGTCAAGGCAACCCGGCAGCTCCTCGATCTGGCGTGGAGTCGGGGCATGAGCGTCATCCTCGAAGACCTCGGGCCGGATGATGTTCGGACACTCGCAAGTCACCCGGCGCTGCTGGCGCACTCAGTGGCCGACGACGCCAATGCCAGGCCGTTGGCGAGCGTGCAGGCGATGTGCAGCGCTGAGACGCTCACCCCACGCTACCTGTC from Deinococcus ruber includes the following:
- a CDS encoding glycoside hydrolase family 19 protein; amino-acid sequence: MKLTSLLIAQLAYPGMPTVLVDTWATKLGAVCEDADINTPQRLSHFLAQVTHESGGFKYMVEIWGPTPAQVRYEGRLDLGNTELGDGFRYRGRGPMMLTGRGNFRIVGQRIGYPLEQQPELASQIGVGSLVACDYWNAKRLNALADLGGLTMVPAITRIVNGGLNNLDDRQRRYRLAAKALGLA